The DNA segment CTGGATAGTCAATGATGATCTTGACAAGGCTTATGAGGAACTCCGTGCTGTTTATATGGCTGGTCGATGTAAGCCGGAGCTTCGCACGGACGTTGAAGATATCCTCAAGGAGTGGAATTGAAATGGCTGAACTCGTCGTCGCCCTTGATTTTAAGGATTCTGAAGCCGCACTGAACATGGCTCGGCAATTGAGGGGAACAGCGAAATGGATGAAAGTCGGGCTAGAGCTGTTCACTGCTGAAGGGCCGTCGGTTGTGCGGGGACTCAAGGGAATGGACTTCAAGGTTTTTCTTGATTTGAAATTTTTTGATATCCCCAACACTGTTCGTGGGGCAGTTCGTTCCGCAGCCCGTCTCGGGGTGGATATAGTGAGTATTCACGCACTTGGGGGTGAACGGATGGCTCAAGCTGCCATGGAGGGAAGTCGAGAAGGAGCTTCTTTGCGGTCAAATGGACCGGGTGATCCTCCTCGTGTCCTGGCTATCACCATGCTGACCAGCATGGCAGCCGGAGACCTCCCGGTCGACGGTGCGCCGGAGCCGTCGCAGATGGCCCTTGACCTGGCTGTGAAAGCCGAGCAATATGGCCTAAATGGAGTGGTCTGTTCCGGTCTGGAAGCCGAACGGATCAAGAAAGCCTGTGGGAAGGACTTTCTCTGCCTGACTCCGGGTATCCGTCCGTCCGGGAGTTCAAGCGATGACCAGAGAAGGGTTGTCACCCCGGCGCAGGCTGTTTTGAACGGATCGGATTTTCTGGTGATGGGGCGTCCTATCACCAATGCGGCATCGCCCAGAGACGTGGCCCAAGCCGTCTGTGAGGAGATGCTGTCACTCTGAATGAGGGGTTCTGATGACTGAACAAGGCGACAATGGACAGAGCGGTCAGGAGATCGTTCGTGACGGTGCGGAAAAGATCAAAGGGGTCTTTTCCACTCAGTCTGTCGCCAAGGTCGGCACTGGGACGACTCAAAGACGAACTATCCAAAAGACATACTGGAGTGGGGAAGAACTTGATGACGGACAGATTCAAGTTCAACCACTCAATCGAAATTACATCCCATCTGGCCCTAAACGCACTCTTAGTCGTGATGATTTTCTGAATAAATACAGCCCTGAACCTGAGTTCTACATGTCAACAGTCTATCCGGCCATCAAGCAGGTTGATGAGGCAATCGTTCGCGGCGAGAAACATCGTGAGCGAGGGGCTGTCTATTCTGCCGAATTTGAATTCAAACAGGTTCAAGCTGTGGATGAAGAAAATGTTCGTGCCAATTTCGGATTGGGGCTGACATATCTTGACCGCGGTGATCAGGTCAAGGCGCACGATATTTTCGAGCGAATTGTTGATCTTGAAGCGGCGTTTGCTGAAGAGCACAAACATCTGTTCAATGATTTTGGCATTAACATGCGAAAAAACAAGATGTTTGATCAGGCATTGCAGTATTATCTGCGAGCTGAACAACTGGTGAAAGACGATGAACATCTTTTTCATAACATTGCGCGTTGCTACTATGAAAAGGGCGATGTAGAAGGATGTAAGGAGTATCTGGTCAAGAGCCTGAAGATAAATCCGGACCTCAAGGAAAGTAGGATGTTCTGGGCATTTCTTAAGAGTCATGGGCTTGTTGCCAAGGATGAAAATCCTGTCCCTGGACTCGATATCTCCAAAGAAAAAACTCAGTCCGCCGATTCTGTGAAAGTTCCTGCTGATACGGATTTAGATTCGTGATTTGAAAACGAGAATAGGTGCTTTTTCTGCGCCCCTGATGCCAACCACCTTTGGTGAACGGAGTTCCGATGAATCAGGAAAAAATACAAAATTTTTTGCGTGAATTGCCCCGCATGCGTGAAGACCTCCCCTTTTCACCGGAAGTCCTCAAACAGCTTTTTGTTCAGACCGGGAACAACTCCATGGCATCTTTGGAAGAAGTGGGAGAAACCCTGAGCAAGGATCAGGGGTTGACCACTCGTATACTGAGTTTGGCAAATTCCGCTTATTACGGCCTCCAGGCAGAAGTCCAGTCAGTGAAACGAGCTGCGGCTGTTCTTGGTATGGGCGAGATCAGGAATATTGTTCTTGTGCTCGGGGTCAATGGATTGACTTCGAAGTATGAAATGCCCGAAGATTTTGATCTTGATGAGTACTGGAAGCATCAGTTTCTTGTGGCCATGATTGCCAAGGAACTTTCGCGGATGACGGATGTTGGGGCGACGGATAATATGTTCACCGTGGGGTTGTTACATGATATCGGTAAGCTGATCACTGCCATGCGTCGTCCTGATGACTGGCAGGCCATTCATGATCTGGCTGAAGATGAAGATATGCTGGCAGCTGAAGCCGAGGATGAATACTGGGGATTGGATCATGCTGTCATTGGCGCTCTTGTGTTGAAATCCTGGGATTTGCCCGCTGATCTCGTGGAGCCGGTCAACTGGCACCACGCCCCGGAATTAGCTCCCGAACACTCGAATCAATCCATGATTATCTGTTTGGCGGATTACGCAGCTCATGCCGTGGAAGACCCGGAAAGCGCTTTCTCCGGACGATTGAACGCTCTGTGTCCAGAAATGGATATCGACACAGGTGAAGTTCTTGAGATTGCTGAGGAACTCAATGAGTCCGATGAAGTGGAGCAGTTTGTCCGATTGCTTGTCTAGGTCTTGACGGTTCCCTTTGTCTCCGCCATTCTTTCTGCTAGACAAATGTCTGCCATTCTCAGTTGGTATGAATTTGTCATTCGACATTGCCCCTTTGACTATAAGCCTAACAGGAATTCAATTTGCCTTGCATATGGAAAGCTCGCAACGAGAGTGCCACGCCACCTGCTGTTGCTGCCATGGCGGAAGATCTTTCGGTCTCCCCACTTATTATCGATATTCTCTGGAATCGAGGTTTGACCTCTCTTGAGGAGATGGACCAATTTTTGAGTCCTGGTTTACGTCATCTTGCGAGTCCGGATGAAGTTCCGGGATTGACCCAGGCTGTCGAGTTATTAGCTGAAGGATTGACCCAAGGGCGTAAACTGGCCGTTTGGGGGGATTACGATGTGGATGGTATTACATCGACTACTCTTGTTATTGAGTTCATGGCCGCTCGAGGGATCGAAGTCCTTTCCCATCTGCCGAATCGGATGGAAGAAGGCTATGGGATGAATTGCGAGGGGATCGAACAACTCGCTCGGGATGGAGCGACCATGCTTTTGTCCGTGGATTGTGGAATTTCGGATATCGAACCAGTTGCCCGGGCGAGGGAGCTGGGTATGGTTGTTGTTGTCTCGGATCATCATTTACCTGGAGATTCTTTACCGGATGCCCACGCTGTGTGCAATCCTCGGTTGAAAGAAGGTGGGCCCTATGATGATCTCGCCGGGGTTGGTGTGGCCTTCATGCTCATGGCCGCACTGAATAAGTTGTTACCCGGCACGCCTGCCGAAATGCGAACTCTCCTTGATCTCGTGGCATTGGGGACGGTTGCAGATGTGGTCCGCCTGACCGGTATGAATCGAATTCTTGTGAAGAATGGACTACTTGTCATCAAGGAAGCCAAACGCCCTGGTATGGCAGCTCTTAAAGTTGTCAGTGATTATGAACGCGGTGCGGAACTTGGAGCAGGCCAGATCGGATTTAACCTTGCTCCGCGTATCAATGCGGCTGGACGTATGGGAGACCCCGGTAAAGCTCTTGATCTTTTGCTGTGTAGGAGTTTTGAAGCCGGTATGCCTATTGCTGAAGAACTCAATGCCATCAATATGGAGCGACGCAGGCAGGAACAGGAGATTTCGGAGCAGGCATTCGCACAGGCTGAAGCCATGAAAGACAGGGCTGGGCTGGTTCTTTATGGCGAAGATTGGCATCCTGGAATTATTGGCATTGTTGCTTCCCGTGTGGTGGAAAAATATTACCGCCCGACATTGATTCTCTGCGCAGCAGAAGATGGAGAATTGCTCAAGGGATCGGCTCGAAGTATTTCCGAGTTCGATTTGCACGAAAGCCTGAAAGCCATCAGTCCCATCCTCAAAGGTTTTGGAGGGCACAAGCAAGCCGCAGGGCTTTCCATAGAGCCGCAGAATCTCGATACTCTTCGTGAGCAGTTCAATGAGCAGGTGATCAAGGAACTCGGTTCCGTGCCTTTGACGCCGACGCTGAAATTGGACCGGGAACTGCCGTTCATCAATATTACCAATACTCTGTTGAATGAATTGGAAATGTTGCAGCCGTTTGGCATGGGGAATCCGGAACCGGTTTTTGCCTCTGCTCCGGTGACCGTGGCGGAGCACCGGACTTTTGGCCGGGAGCGGGAGCACGTCAAGCTGGTACTGGCCGATGATAAGACCGGAGCCAAGCTTCCTGGCAAGGCATGGCGCATGGCTGACAAGCTGACTCGAGACATTCAGGGCAGGGTCATGCGGTTTGCATTTACACCCAAAATTGACCGTTTTCGCGGAATCCCGAAAATTGACTTGCGGATTCGGGATTGGAATTTCTAGACGAATTTTTCCGCGTTGTAACTTGATCGGACAAGCGGGGCGCTGAACATGTTTCGGATACCTCTTTTTTTGCCTTGTCTGGCGTACTCTTCAAATACGGCCGGTTCTACATACCGTTTGACCAGTGGATGATTCCGGGTGGGCTGCATATATTGACCGATGGTGACAATGTCACAGTTGATGGCGGCAAGATCATCCAGGACCGGCATGATCTGAGTATCGTCTTCGCCCAAACCAACCATGATTCCACTTTTTGTCGGGATACTCGGGGCCAATTCCTTGGCACGGGCAAGGAGGGTCAGACTCTGTTGATAGTTGGCCTGAGGACGGATTGACGTATAGAGGGCCGGAACCGTTTCAAGATTGTGGTTGAGCACGTCGGGGCAGGCTTTCAGAACGATTCCAAGCGCATTTTCATCGCCTTGAAAGTCAGGGATGAGAACTTCAATGGTACAGTCTGGCAAGATCTGTCTGACTGCTTGTATAGTGGCTGCGAAGTGGCTTGCTCCACCATCAGGCAGGTCATCGCGAGTGACAGAAGTAATCACGACATGCTTGAGTTCGAGCCGTTGTGCAGCTTCAGCTACGCGCGCCGGTTCTCCTGGATCCAGAGGGGCCAGAGTGCCGGGAGTGATGTTGCAGAAAGCGCAGTTTCGCGTACAGATACAGCCCATGATGAGGAACGTTGCCACATTCTTTGAGAAACATTCCCATTTATTTGGGCATTTGGCACTTTGACAGACCGTATTGAGATCAAGGTCGTCAATCAGCCCGGAAGTGCAGGAAAAATTTTCTGATTTAGGCAGTTTTACTCGAAGCCAGGGCGGAATCCGCAAAGGCTTTTCTGAATTCGTCGGCAAAGACATGCTTGGCTTCCTTCATGGCTATATCGTGTCCGGATTCCGCACTGAGCGACGTCGGAGTCGCCCCTTGAATACCGCATAAGGTAATCATGTTGAACAGGCTGACGTCACGCCCCACATTGAGTGCAAGGCCGTGGTATGTGACCCATCGTTTCACGCCGATGCCCATTGAGCATATTTTTCTGGCTTCGTCCACCCAGACTCCGGGGTGACCTGGACGGCGGCGAGTTGCAACGCCAAAGTGGGCACATGT comes from the Pseudodesulfovibrio piezophilus C1TLV30 genome and includes:
- the lipA gene encoding lipoyl synthase; translation: MSLPTNSEKPLRIPPWLRVKLPKSENFSCTSGLIDDLDLNTVCQSAKCPNKWECFSKNVATFLIMGCICTRNCAFCNITPGTLAPLDPGEPARVAEAAQRLELKHVVITSVTRDDLPDGGASHFAATIQAVRQILPDCTIEVLIPDFQGDENALGIVLKACPDVLNHNLETVPALYTSIRPQANYQQSLTLLARAKELAPSIPTKSGIMVGLGEDDTQIMPVLDDLAAINCDIVTIGQYMQPTRNHPLVKRYVEPAVFEEYARQGKKRGIRNMFSAPLVRSSYNAEKFV
- a CDS encoding tetratricopeptide repeat protein; translation: MTEQGDNGQSGQEIVRDGAEKIKGVFSTQSVAKVGTGTTQRRTIQKTYWSGEELDDGQIQVQPLNRNYIPSGPKRTLSRDDFLNKYSPEPEFYMSTVYPAIKQVDEAIVRGEKHRERGAVYSAEFEFKQVQAVDEENVRANFGLGLTYLDRGDQVKAHDIFERIVDLEAAFAEEHKHLFNDFGINMRKNKMFDQALQYYLRAEQLVKDDEHLFHNIARCYYEKGDVEGCKEYLVKSLKINPDLKESRMFWAFLKSHGLVAKDENPVPGLDISKEKTQSADSVKVPADTDLDS
- the recJ gene encoding single-stranded-DNA-specific exonuclease RecJ — its product is MPCIWKARNESATPPAVAAMAEDLSVSPLIIDILWNRGLTSLEEMDQFLSPGLRHLASPDEVPGLTQAVELLAEGLTQGRKLAVWGDYDVDGITSTTLVIEFMAARGIEVLSHLPNRMEEGYGMNCEGIEQLARDGATMLLSVDCGISDIEPVARARELGMVVVVSDHHLPGDSLPDAHAVCNPRLKEGGPYDDLAGVGVAFMLMAALNKLLPGTPAEMRTLLDLVALGTVADVVRLTGMNRILVKNGLLVIKEAKRPGMAALKVVSDYERGAELGAGQIGFNLAPRINAAGRMGDPGKALDLLLCRSFEAGMPIAEELNAINMERRRQEQEISEQAFAQAEAMKDRAGLVLYGEDWHPGIIGIVASRVVEKYYRPTLILCAAEDGELLKGSARSISEFDLHESLKAISPILKGFGGHKQAAGLSIEPQNLDTLREQFNEQVIKELGSVPLTPTLKLDRELPFINITNTLLNELEMLQPFGMGNPEPVFASAPVTVAEHRTFGREREHVKLVLADDKTGAKLPGKAWRMADKLTRDIQGRVMRFAFTPKIDRFRGIPKIDLRIRDWNF
- the pyrF gene encoding orotidine-5'-phosphate decarboxylase, which encodes MAELVVALDFKDSEAALNMARQLRGTAKWMKVGLELFTAEGPSVVRGLKGMDFKVFLDLKFFDIPNTVRGAVRSAARLGVDIVSIHALGGERMAQAAMEGSREGASLRSNGPGDPPRVLAITMLTSMAAGDLPVDGAPEPSQMALDLAVKAEQYGLNGVVCSGLEAERIKKACGKDFLCLTPGIRPSGSSSDDQRRVVTPAQAVLNGSDFLVMGRPITNAASPRDVAQAVCEEMLSL
- a CDS encoding HDOD domain-containing protein; protein product: MNQEKIQNFLRELPRMREDLPFSPEVLKQLFVQTGNNSMASLEEVGETLSKDQGLTTRILSLANSAYYGLQAEVQSVKRAAAVLGMGEIRNIVLVLGVNGLTSKYEMPEDFDLDEYWKHQFLVAMIAKELSRMTDVGATDNMFTVGLLHDIGKLITAMRRPDDWQAIHDLAEDEDMLAAEAEDEYWGLDHAVIGALVLKSWDLPADLVEPVNWHHAPELAPEHSNQSMIICLADYAAHAVEDPESAFSGRLNALCPEMDIDTGEVLEIAEELNESDEVEQFVRLLV